attcttgaagagatcagagagggccagaaggctaatgtcgaattagtcgacaagttgactttgattaaccaaggcaagagtggtgaattcagagttgacgagaatggtatactgaggtttggtgacagagtttgtgttcttgatgttgctgaactttgaagaagtattttagaagaaggacaccgtagtggattaagtattcatcctggtgctatcaagatgtatcatgatttgagaaagctgttttggtggcctggaatgaagaaagaaattgctgagtttgtgtattcttgtttgacgtgtcagaagtcaaaggttgaacatcagaagccatctggatttatgaaaccgatgtttattcctaagtggaaatgggatagaatatcgatggattttgtttcgggtctgccgagaactgttaagaattgtgaagctatctgggtcgtggtggacaggttgacgaagtctgcacatttcataccggtaagaatggactATCCGATGGAAaggctggctcaattgtatattgagaagatagtcagtctacatggtattcctttgagtatcgtgtcagacagagatctgagatttacgtctaagttctgggaaggtttgcagaaggctttgggtactaagctgagattgagttctgcttatcatccacagacggatggacagactgagaggacaattcagtcgttagaagatttgttacgtgcttgtgtgttggaaaaaagaggtacttgggatagttatctgcctttgattgaatttatctacaacaacagttttcattcgagtataggtatggctccgtttgaggcattgtatggtaggagatgtagaactccattgtgttggtacgaagctggtgagagtgctgtgattggaccagaaattgtacaacaaactacggagaagattaagatgattcaagagaagatgaaagcttctcagagtcgtcagaagagttattatgataaaaggaggaagacacttgagtttcaagatggagatcatgtgtttatgaaggttactcctatgacgggtattggtcgagctttgaagtcaaagaagttgactccgcgttttattggaccattccaaatttctgaaagagtgggagaagtggcatatcgtattgctttactgccgatgcttgccaacttgcatgatgtattccatgtgtcgcaactgaggaaatacatttcggatccgtcccacgtgatccaagtggatgatgtgcaggttaaagacaacttaacggttgaaacgttacctgtgaggattgaagatagaagactgaagcaattgcggggcaaggaaatagctttagtcagagtagcttggggaggaccagatgatggaaacgtcacctgggagttagaaagacagatgaaagattcctatccggaactctttgcttgaggtatgttttcgaggatgaaaactcttttagtgggagaGGGTTGTAAcatccgtataattttaatattaatttaatttggaatattgaattaataatttgaattattaagaattttatggaaaataatagtttatggcatttgggccattgtAAGGAAATAGTAAAGAAGGGGGTGCGATATAGTAAAGTTTTTACTaaccttaatattattatttttcataaaataataaaggattggggaaaagaaagaacgtgaaagaatagaagttttgggaacgaagaacgtgaaggagaactgaagagggagagaccaaagatcaagaatttggctaaggtaaggggggacttatctgattatcatctattatcgggttaggggtcgataatactgaatagatgtagaattcgggtcgagtgagtcatatgataggtttagggattgagtcaaattgtatgatgtttgattcttatgtttgaatccatggtgtccgcgttgttatggtctcaattgatgtgtaattggggTATTATGaggtgtattttgtgttgtttgtgcattccatttccctaggttcgtactggtatgaattgggtgagtttggaatgtgtagaatgctgttttctgcaggttggggtttctgaaattaccggtttgcgccgcgtacatagggtgcgccgcgaacaggtgggcagaatgccaggaagttgtgatacgcacaggtcgcgccgcgtacccgtgttggcgccgcgaaggcgtaactttttctcgtttcgcgccgtgTGCAGATGGTTGCGCCGCGAACaccttggcagagagccaaggattttcggaacgctcagttcgcgccgcgaactaagatggcgccgcgtgctgttgatgttttgagatatttttaaaagttcaaagatgcataactttttagctgttggtccgtttgatgtgccgtttcgagctaaacgaaccttatagaataatctatatgatgatgattgatttggttttagaatgatgaaaatacatgtatgctattcttattgaggatgatgattggtgcaaatacgtgtatgttttccaTATGaagatgatggaattgtgattgaatgatgttaatatatatgaacatacttgatgatgatgatgattttgatgatgatgatggtggtataagtatgttgtatatgtggcattcattcatgttcattgatgatactgtatccatgtgggtgtgttggatcagtgaagggcatgattcccattgtatggaatctgtgctggcagggccatatcttgatgatgttggatcggtcatgggttattcccatttgatgatgttggtaccacatgcatagtgtcagttcatacatatgcataatttataacatgattggatgtattccagtgttgtaaatgttgatgatgtgttgattgttgttgacttgttttgaatgtctgtttatgaaacaattgggtggatGATACaattgtgatgtgttattgctttataatctcataacatttgttaattacgatgagactcacccttacttgttgtcattttcagattgaggatagcggttgttcgactcgatgaggattagctcatgagtcagtgttttagttagcgtcaggtgtcatgctctggtagttgtaacactggggacacgattgtttagagtttatgattatgactctagttatgttttgatgttttgaaggataagttttaaagatgttaaacttagtccgttgaataaatttccgctgtgttaacatgaaacgttttaatttataatgattacctcagtgaatgcatgacatgactgaatgatgtttatttattatgaattgtggcacccttatttcatgtactctgaatatttgtttaaattgccgcggggttagtaaggggtgttacatatCCGAACGCACCTTTTTCATATTTCTagatgtttcggatatgcataatCCAAATGATCTTTTTTCAaacgttttattatttaaatgttaaatttaaaatttcagaGGTATTTTTGGACATACATATCTAACAATACCCTTCATATACATTTTTCCCACTAtcactatttcattcattttcttttactaaaaaaccaaaaccctctccaaaatctcaatcatttccaatcCATTTTTCATCTCCAAACCAAGTTTCAAGTGGTTGATCATAACAAagagagcatagaaagctacaatttgaggtaaagtttCCTCATTTCATCTCCTATTTGCTTGCATTGGTGCTGATTTGTTGTAGAAGAAATATGTGTCACTTCGGATATGTATTTCTGAAATCTACCAAACTTATTTCAGATATACATATCTGAAAACATGTTTGTTACAACAATAAAACAGTTTTAACAGAATGTAGGTTTTATGcacatgttaggtatggtgcaccccgacaACATTGTCAGAGATGTTGTAGATGTTCTAGATTTTCTGATATCAAGATAAGATTTCTTGGGTCCATATTACTCCAAAAAGTCTATAAATATGATCTCTATAGATTCTCATCAACATCACAAGCCACAATAAAAAATGACTCAAACATACCCTCACTTTGCTTTTTTCTACTTCAGCAGTGGTTATCCGATGTCGCTTCAATTTAGGTTCTTGTACGACACACCATTTGCCGAGCTGATTCCAACACTGAACTCCCTCTTGCAATTTCCAGAAAATTGGAAGATGGTCAAACTTGAGTATCGTTCACCTTCACTTGACCCCGAAGGAAAAGTAAAGTTCACCCCATTTGAGCTCAAGAACGACGACGATTTAGAGGTTATGTGGACAAGTTATCAACAATATTCTTCAAAGGTttcgatcgagttggatgcgaaacttcaaagatcgggagaaGATGTTAACAAATTGTTGTGCCGTCTTCAACTACCCGTTTATTGTGTAAcgttaaatttttgttgaactatctatgtaatttcgattatttatgataaatctATGCTTTACTGCTTTGTTGATATGGATTCTGTCTCAGACATATTTTCAAATATGCACATCCGAATtcactttttttctaaaaaaagttGACTTCGAAGATGCATATGCGAAGTCAcctcttttttccaaaaaaaaaaaaggtgacttcggagatgcatatgcaAAGTCaccttttttctataaaaaaaggtgacttcggaaatgcatatccgaaatataggGGTACTATGGAGTTTTCACCAGAGGTCCCTAAGAAGGTGTATGGGTacataaagaaattctcttgaaAAGAGAGTAGGAATTTTGATCGATCAAAgatgatatataaataaaaaataaataaaaagaattaataatGACATATCAGACAAA
The Vicia villosa cultivar HV-30 ecotype Madison, WI linkage group LG6, Vvil1.0, whole genome shotgun sequence genome window above contains:
- the LOC131613664 gene encoding uncharacterized protein LOC131613664 encodes the protein MTQTYPHFAFFYFSSGYPMSLQFRFLYDTPFAELIPTLNSLLQFPENWKMVKLEYRSPSLDPEGKVKFTPFELKNDDDLEVMWTSYQQYSSKVSIELDAKLQRSGEDVNKLLCRLQLPVYCVTLNFC